The nucleotide sequence TGAAGGCAGTTAGCTTGGCCAGCATCCGTTCTGCTCCCGAATTCATTTGAATCTCCACTTCCTGCAAGTAGAATGCCACGCCCCGGCGAAGGACTGCCAGGCCAAACCTATAAGAAATACCAGGTTATGGACGCGCGGCATCCTCGGTAGTGTTGGCCTGATAAACGGCCGCTGCCCGCCAGGCCGATACAACACAAGGAATGTATGCATGTGGCGTGAAATTGCCCCCGACCAGCAGTACAACGTGCAAGTCGATGGCCACAACCTCGTGGTCTACAGCTTCGGCGAAGGCGATGAGGTGCTCTTGTGTCTCAACGGCGGGCCGGGCCTGCCGTGTGACTACTTGCGCGACGCCCATGGCTGGCTCAAGGACCATGACCTGCGAGTGGTTGCATTCGACCAGCTTGGCACAGGCGCATCAGCCAGACCGACCGATGTTTCCCTGTGGGAAATCCGCCGTTATGTCGAAGAAGTCGAAACCGTACGCCAAGCCCTTGGCCTCGGCCGCGTGCACCTGCTCGGGCATTCCTGGGGCGGCTGGCTGGGCATCGAATACGCCATCCATTACCCCGACAGGCTGAAAAGCCTGATCCTCGAGAACACCGTCGGCGACATTCCGCATCTTTCTCAAGAACTCGAACGCCTGCGCGGCGCGCTGGGCAGTGAGACCGTGGCGATGATGCAACGCCACGAAGCCATGGGTACCCTGGATCACCCGCAGTACCAGGCCGCGATCACCTTGCTCAACTATCGCCACGTCTGCCGCCTGGACGAATGGCCCGAACCGGTCAAGCGCTCCCTCGGCGACTGGAACATGGGCCCCTATGAAACCATGCAGGGCCCCAACGAATTCCTCTACGTCGGCAACCTCAAGGACTGGAACCGCATCCCCGAGATGGCCGCTTTCAACATGCCGATCCTGATCACCACCGGCCAGCACGACGAACTCACCCCAGCCTGCGCCATGCGCATGAAGATGGCGGCCAGACACGCCGAACTGCATGTATTTCCCAACAGTAGCCATATGCCGTTCTATGAAGAGCCACAGGCTTATTTTCCGGTACTGTTGGACTTTCTCGCTCGCCACCGAGGCTGACAGATGAACCTGGCGCGCTACCGTTTTGTACTGTCCCGGCCGCTG is from Pseudomonas marginalis and encodes:
- a CDS encoding proline iminopeptidase-family hydrolase, encoding MWREIAPDQQYNVQVDGHNLVVYSFGEGDEVLLCLNGGPGLPCDYLRDAHGWLKDHDLRVVAFDQLGTGASARPTDVSLWEIRRYVEEVETVRQALGLGRVHLLGHSWGGWLGIEYAIHYPDRLKSLILENTVGDIPHLSQELERLRGALGSETVAMMQRHEAMGTLDHPQYQAAITLLNYRHVCRLDEWPEPVKRSLGDWNMGPYETMQGPNEFLYVGNLKDWNRIPEMAAFNMPILITTGQHDELTPACAMRMKMAARHAELHVFPNSSHMPFYEEPQAYFPVLLDFLARHRG